A window of the Nocardia sp. NBC_01329 genome harbors these coding sequences:
- a CDS encoding 2-keto-4-pentenoate hydratase, with translation MQSPDLSRISDTLAEAQRTGAAVDQFGDDLTLDDAYTVQRTLLDRRRAQGARYLGPKLGFTSRAKMAQMGVDEVIVGWLVDDMRIPAGGTLSLDGLVHPRAEPEVAFRLGRAVDFDGPDDDIVHAVDAVAPALEIIDSRYRNFTFSLPDVVADNTSACRFVIGQWQPATATTEVANLDVVLSLDGRPAEHGSTSAILGNPWNALRELAPIARRYGFELHRGAVILAGAATAATSIAAAGNVKVEVQDLGSVTLYLRPGTSGAAGR, from the coding sequence ATGCAATCGCCAGATCTCTCCCGCATCTCCGACACGCTGGCCGAAGCGCAGCGAACAGGTGCGGCAGTGGACCAGTTCGGTGACGATCTCACCCTGGACGATGCGTACACCGTTCAACGCACACTGCTCGACCGCCGCCGCGCACAGGGAGCCCGCTACCTGGGTCCGAAACTCGGATTCACCAGCCGCGCGAAGATGGCGCAGATGGGAGTCGACGAGGTGATCGTGGGCTGGCTCGTCGACGATATGCGGATCCCCGCGGGCGGGACGCTCTCCCTCGACGGGCTGGTGCATCCGCGGGCAGAACCGGAGGTGGCCTTCAGACTCGGCCGCGCGGTGGACTTCGACGGCCCGGACGACGACATCGTCCATGCGGTGGACGCAGTGGCTCCCGCCCTCGAGATCATCGATTCGCGCTATCGGAACTTCACCTTCAGCCTTCCCGATGTGGTGGCCGACAACACCTCGGCGTGCCGGTTCGTCATCGGTCAGTGGCAACCGGCGACCGCTACCACCGAGGTCGCGAACCTGGACGTCGTCCTGAGCCTCGACGGCAGGCCGGCCGAACACGGCTCTACATCGGCGATATTGGGAAACCCGTGGAACGCGCTCCGCGAATTGGCGCCGATCGCCCGACGGTACGGGTTCGAACTACATCGTGGTGCGGTGATCCTCGCCGGCGCGGCAACAGCCGCCACCTCCATCGCAGCGGCGGGGAATGTGAAGGTCGAAGTACAGGATCTGGGTAGCGTGACCCTCTACCTCAGGCCCGGTACGTCCGGGGCCGCAGGACGATGA
- a CDS encoding SigB/SigF/SigG family RNA polymerase sigma factor translates to MTAHSSSTEPAPSPSARRANRGRDPYDGIEPSLGELAALDPADPHHAGLRDEIIGRCLPLADHIARRYAGRGIDFDDLQQTARMGVVHAVDRFDPAAGTKFVSFAVPTVMGEVRRYFRDQSWAIRVPRRLKELRGRITVITPLLMQELGRTLTARDLAIALDTEVEEITQALIASKGYTSDSLDATPGTDNDSGDHTLTYADRLGSIDPCYILLEDAAAVRPLLAQLPRGDRRILILRYYDNRTQQEIAATIGCSQMQVSRALARILTTLREQALDEPATGQAA, encoded by the coding sequence GTGACAGCACACTCCAGCAGCACCGAACCGGCGCCGTCGCCGTCCGCCCGCCGCGCCAACCGCGGCCGCGACCCCTACGACGGAATCGAACCCTCGCTCGGCGAACTCGCCGCTCTCGACCCCGCCGACCCTCACCACGCCGGACTGCGCGACGAGATCATCGGACGTTGCCTGCCACTGGCCGACCATATAGCTCGCCGCTATGCAGGCCGCGGCATCGATTTCGACGACCTACAACAAACCGCGCGCATGGGCGTCGTGCACGCCGTCGACCGATTCGATCCTGCGGCCGGCACCAAGTTCGTCTCCTTCGCCGTGCCCACCGTCATGGGAGAAGTACGCCGCTATTTCCGCGACCAGAGCTGGGCGATCCGCGTCCCACGCCGGCTGAAGGAACTCCGTGGCCGGATCACCGTCATCACGCCCCTGCTGATGCAGGAACTGGGCCGCACCCTCACCGCCCGCGACCTCGCCATCGCACTCGACACCGAGGTCGAGGAGATCACCCAGGCACTGATCGCGTCCAAGGGCTACACCTCCGACTCCCTCGACGCCACTCCGGGCACCGACAACGACAGCGGCGACCATACGCTCACGTATGCCGACCGGCTCGGCAGCATCGACCCCTGCTACATCCTCCTCGAGGACGCGGCGGCGGTGCGTCCACTACTCGCGCAACTCCCCCGAGGCGACCGCCGCATACTGATCCTGCGGTACTACGACAATCGAACCCAGCAAGAGATCGCCGCAACGATCGGCTGCTCCCAAATGCAGGTCTCTCGCGCCCTCGCCCGCATCCTGACGACGCTGCGGGAGCAGGCCCTCGACGAACCGGCCACCGGACAAGCCGCCTGA
- a CDS encoding TetR/AcrR family transcriptional regulator yields the protein MLHYHFGSREGLLTAVVTATWGQQYRALAELLESPTDPYTAAYALWDRMADQAAQLGPLFFEVAAAAMQGKSWAAPLGQWVMEWKSTLETLFVRVGSSPDQAALSAQMTLAMARGLLFELAITEGEGRGAADTAIRSFLESTRAAGG from the coding sequence ATGTTGCACTATCACTTCGGTTCTCGTGAGGGGCTTCTCACAGCTGTTGTCACGGCGACATGGGGGCAGCAGTACCGTGCTCTGGCGGAACTACTCGAATCGCCCACGGACCCCTATACCGCGGCCTATGCTCTCTGGGATCGAATGGCCGATCAGGCCGCGCAGTTGGGGCCACTGTTCTTCGAGGTTGCCGCCGCCGCGATGCAGGGCAAGTCATGGGCTGCGCCCCTGGGGCAATGGGTCATGGAATGGAAGAGCACTCTGGAAACGCTCTTCGTCCGGGTCGGCAGCAGCCCGGACCAAGCAGCGTTATCGGCGCAGATGACACTGGCGATGGCGCGTGGACTGCTGTTCGAGCTCGCGATCACCGAAGGGGAGGGTCGTGGCGCGGCGGACACAGCGATCCGTAGCTTCCTCGAGTCGACCCGCGCGGCCGGTGGCTGA
- a CDS encoding FAD-dependent monooxygenase — MYHLVHDNFSYCREGRRPGGCTMSVLVVGAGPTGLVTALVLAANGVSCRVLERHPQPTGGSRALGLQARSMEMLAELGLAEEIERVAYRLGGASIMRGDAELSRLTWVPPRSRYPYTYVLPQPGLEDILRTRLHAVGVEIEYGAEVRTVVQDGDRVGVQIADGRDLEARWLVGADGARSNVRESLGISFAGGATGETYYLGDIVLESAMSFRDSAMWLGPAGPLMLMRLPGAGGLWRVFVDMSDRARCEELPEPSLVELQELLDERGASGMRITQVQWTSIFRTRVCLADEYRRGSAFLAGDAAHIFPPFGGQGMNLGIQDAVNLAWRLAQVESGASVDLLDEYETERRPVAASTIRDVESRRRMYALRNPLARSLRDSVLRLGARIPGAARQASLQNSQLAIGYRGGSRWPLSRRPAIGDRAPDAALAEGTVHDRLGVDHFTLLHFRPGHRVDASNESVDTIGSTEQMAVVPIDHETDPAGEACDRYTMRKGGFVLIRPDGHVAYRGGEAAEVRRALARFSGGDRSA; from the coding sequence ATGTACCATTTGGTACATGACAATTTCTCGTATTGCCGCGAGGGGCGGCGCCCGGGTGGATGCACGATGAGCGTTCTCGTTGTGGGAGCTGGTCCGACAGGGTTGGTGACGGCACTGGTTCTGGCCGCCAATGGTGTGTCGTGCCGCGTGCTCGAACGGCACCCGCAACCGACCGGCGGCTCCAGAGCCCTCGGACTGCAAGCTCGGTCGATGGAAATGCTTGCCGAGTTGGGTCTTGCCGAAGAGATAGAGCGCGTGGCCTACCGCCTCGGCGGGGCCTCCATCATGCGTGGCGACGCCGAACTCTCGCGTTTGACGTGGGTTCCTCCGCGGAGTCGGTATCCCTACACCTATGTTCTTCCGCAACCCGGGCTCGAGGACATCCTGCGCACGCGGCTACACGCAGTCGGGGTGGAAATCGAGTACGGCGCGGAAGTGCGTACGGTCGTCCAGGACGGCGATCGTGTCGGCGTACAAATCGCCGATGGGCGTGACCTCGAAGCCCGGTGGCTGGTGGGCGCCGACGGAGCTCGCAGCAATGTCCGCGAGTCTCTCGGGATCTCGTTCGCGGGTGGCGCGACGGGTGAAACCTACTATCTCGGCGATATCGTTCTGGAATCGGCGATGTCGTTCCGGGACAGCGCGATGTGGCTCGGTCCCGCCGGCCCGCTCATGCTGATGCGCCTCCCCGGCGCAGGTGGACTCTGGCGGGTCTTCGTGGACATGAGTGATCGAGCGCGGTGCGAAGAACTGCCCGAGCCGAGCCTGGTGGAGCTACAGGAACTTCTCGACGAACGCGGCGCGAGCGGTATGCGGATCACGCAGGTCCAGTGGACGTCGATATTCCGCACCCGGGTGTGTCTGGCCGATGAGTATCGTCGTGGCAGCGCGTTCCTGGCGGGCGACGCCGCCCACATTTTCCCGCCGTTCGGGGGCCAGGGGATGAATCTCGGGATTCAGGACGCGGTCAACCTGGCGTGGCGGCTGGCGCAGGTGGAATCGGGTGCTTCGGTCGATCTGCTCGACGAATACGAAACCGAGCGGCGGCCGGTGGCCGCGTCGACCATCCGCGACGTGGAGAGCCGACGGCGAATGTATGCGCTTCGCAATCCGCTCGCTCGATCACTGCGGGACAGTGTGCTCCGGCTCGGGGCCCGCATCCCCGGGGCGGCCCGGCAAGCGAGTCTGCAGAACTCGCAACTCGCGATCGGATATCGCGGCGGGTCGCGGTGGCCGCTGTCGCGCCGCCCGGCAATCGGTGACCGCGCCCCTGACGCGGCTCTCGCCGAAGGAACGGTGCACGACCGCTTGGGCGTCGACCATTTCACGCTGTTGCACTTCCGCCCCGGCCACCGGGTGGACGCGTCGAACGAGTCCGTCGATACGATCGGTTCGACCGAGCAGATGGCCGTGGTGCCGATCGATCACGAAACGGACCCGGCAGGTGAGGCGTGCGACCGGTACACAATGCGCAAAGGAGGGTTCGTTTTGATCCGTCCCGACGGCCACGTGGCCTATCGCGGTGGCGAAGCCGCTGAAGTCCGTCGCGCCCTCGCGCGATTCTCCGGTGGCGATCGATCGGCATGA
- a CDS encoding TetR/AcrR family transcriptional regulator translates to MPRPRVHALDPLMDAAEQLAVDAGPAAVTVRALAEATSVSNGAIYHAFGSRAGLMGRVWLRAAQRFLTLQREAVDRALAHYDAVEAVVAAADAPAEFLVRQPVSGRFLLTVPRGELLGSSVLPDDIAEELRRLDQALTELLVNLSRSVFDRADREAVAVIRDCVVEVPTALLLRGRRSPEPAVRQRLAAAVRAVLAVPLPDSTATK, encoded by the coding sequence ATGCCCCGCCCTCGTGTACACGCCCTGGATCCGCTCATGGATGCGGCCGAACAGTTGGCGGTCGACGCCGGGCCTGCCGCGGTCACTGTCCGCGCACTCGCGGAGGCCACCTCGGTGTCCAACGGAGCGATTTATCACGCCTTCGGCTCCCGGGCCGGACTGATGGGGCGAGTCTGGCTGCGCGCCGCGCAACGATTTCTGACTCTGCAACGTGAGGCGGTCGACCGCGCACTGGCGCATTACGATGCCGTCGAGGCGGTCGTGGCCGCTGCCGACGCCCCCGCCGAATTCCTGGTCCGCCAACCGGTCTCCGGGCGTTTCCTGCTGACCGTGCCCCGCGGGGAGCTCCTCGGTTCCAGCGTGCTTCCCGACGACATCGCCGAGGAACTACGCCGGCTGGATCAGGCCCTGACCGAGCTGCTCGTGAACCTGTCGCGCAGTGTCTTCGACCGCGCGGATCGCGAAGCCGTCGCCGTCATCCGCGATTGCGTGGTGGAAGTGCCCACCGCACTACTACTGCGAGGCCGCCGAAGCCCCGAACCCGCCGTGCGCCAACGCCTTGCGGCCGCGGTCCGCGCGGTACTGGCCGTACCGCTCCCCGACTCCACTGCAACGAAGTGA
- a CDS encoding enoyl-CoA hydratase-related protein: MTANLRYQDKIAVLNLGDDENRFSPDWLDTVNAHLDTVERDAQGLITTGGGKFYSNGLDLDWLLTNGDRAEWYVGRVQELFARILTFPLPTIAAVNGHAFGAGAMLAIAHDYRVMREDRGYYCFPEVDIDIPFTPGMAALIQAKLSSRAAVTAMTTGHRFRGPDALDAGLVDATATDAEVLTTAIDRLTPILGKNPATLAAIKNTMYSSVTSALH; encoded by the coding sequence ATGACCGCGAATCTGCGCTACCAGGACAAGATTGCCGTGCTGAACCTCGGCGACGACGAGAACCGCTTTTCCCCTGACTGGCTCGACACGGTCAACGCTCACCTCGACACCGTCGAGCGCGACGCCCAAGGCCTGATCACCACCGGCGGCGGAAAGTTCTACTCCAACGGCCTGGATCTGGACTGGCTCCTCACAAACGGCGACCGCGCCGAGTGGTATGTCGGCCGCGTCCAGGAACTGTTCGCCCGCATCCTGACGTTTCCGCTGCCCACCATCGCCGCGGTCAACGGCCACGCTTTCGGTGCGGGCGCGATGCTGGCCATCGCCCACGACTACCGCGTGATGCGCGAAGACCGCGGCTACTACTGCTTCCCCGAGGTCGACATCGACATCCCCTTCACCCCCGGCATGGCCGCCCTCATCCAGGCCAAACTCAGCTCCCGGGCGGCCGTGACCGCCATGACCACCGGCCACCGCTTCCGCGGCCCAGACGCGCTGGACGCCGGTCTCGTCGACGCCACCGCCACCGACGCCGAGGTCCTCACCACAGCGATCGATCGGCTCACCCCCATCCTCGGCAAGAACCCCGCAACGCTCGCCGCTATCAAGAACACCATGTACAGCTCCGTCACCTCAGCCCTCCACTGA
- a CDS encoding MerR family transcriptional regulator, with product MVKRVTGADRRGGNLPGAGQGVYAISVAAELAGVGVQTLRLYEQYGLVTPARSSGGTRRYSHDDLARLHRITELTGQGIPLTAIGRILELEDANTTLRDANAALTTERDRLRDHGSSQR from the coding sequence ATGGTGAAGAGGGTGACGGGTGCGGATCGCCGGGGCGGTAACCTGCCCGGGGCCGGGCAGGGCGTGTACGCGATATCGGTGGCCGCGGAATTGGCGGGCGTCGGAGTCCAGACGCTACGGCTCTACGAGCAATACGGGCTGGTCACCCCGGCACGCAGTTCAGGCGGCACCCGCCGCTACAGCCATGACGATCTGGCACGGCTACACCGGATCACCGAACTGACCGGGCAGGGCATCCCCCTCACCGCGATCGGGCGCATCCTGGAACTCGAAGACGCCAACACCACGCTCCGCGATGCCAACGCCGCCCTCACCACCGAACGTGACCGGCTCCGCGACCACGGGTCGTCACAACGCTGA
- a CDS encoding Hsp20/alpha crystallin family protein, which yields MLMRTDPFRDLDRLTQQVFGTPARPAAMPMDAWREGDDFFVELDLPGIDPDSLDLDVERNVVTVRASRPELNSGRSMLAAERTRGVFSRQLFLGENLDTDAIRADYRDGVLRLVIPVSEKAKPRKIEVARHDHERQAISA from the coding sequence ATGTTGATGCGCACCGATCCCTTCCGCGATCTGGACCGTCTGACCCAGCAAGTTTTCGGCACGCCCGCACGTCCGGCGGCGATGCCGATGGACGCCTGGCGCGAGGGCGACGACTTCTTCGTCGAGCTGGATCTGCCCGGCATCGACCCGGACTCCCTGGATCTGGATGTCGAACGCAATGTGGTGACAGTGCGGGCATCGCGGCCGGAATTGAATTCGGGCCGGTCGATGCTGGCCGCCGAGCGCACTCGCGGGGTGTTCAGCCGTCAACTTTTCCTGGGTGAGAACCTCGATACCGACGCGATCCGCGCCGACTACCGCGACGGGGTGCTGAGATTGGTGATCCCGGTATCGGAGAAGGCCAAGCCTCGCAAGATCGAGGTCGCGCGCCACGACCACGAGCGTCAGGCCATCAGCGCCTGA
- a CDS encoding cysteine hydrolase family protein, with product MGSLVLLVVDMQNSYLRQDARAAYGWPPLWRRDDVVAECRSLIAEARSQGVPVIYSRQVSPAVPTPRSARHRAGRADRLPVVSEAEKLWRSQIMDAVAPEPGELVLDKTRHSFFAYTELEPILRTLGADRLIVCGFQTNVCVEATVRAALERNFAVAVAEDAVTTDGPDLHTGSLNSMRVMYVEVAPWRELIATGATWDRAYTTPHYGRSPQYWVDPLYAPN from the coding sequence GTGGGGTCATTGGTGTTGCTCGTCGTGGACATGCAGAACTCGTATCTGAGGCAGGATGCCCGCGCCGCCTACGGTTGGCCGCCGCTGTGGAGGCGGGATGACGTAGTGGCCGAGTGCCGGTCGTTGATCGCCGAGGCGCGCTCGCAGGGGGTTCCGGTGATCTACTCGCGTCAGGTCTCGCCCGCCGTGCCGACGCCGAGGTCGGCTCGGCACCGCGCCGGTCGTGCGGACCGGCTGCCGGTGGTGTCCGAGGCGGAGAAGTTGTGGCGATCGCAGATCATGGATGCCGTCGCACCCGAGCCGGGCGAATTGGTGCTCGACAAGACCCGGCACAGCTTCTTCGCCTACACCGAGCTCGAGCCGATCCTGCGCACCCTCGGCGCGGACCGCCTGATCGTATGCGGGTTCCAGACCAACGTCTGCGTGGAAGCCACGGTCCGCGCCGCCCTGGAACGGAACTTCGCAGTCGCTGTCGCCGAGGACGCGGTCACCACCGACGGACCGGACCTGCATACGGGATCGCTGAATTCGATGCGGGTCATGTATGTCGAAGTCGCACCGTGGCGTGAACTCATCGCCACCGGCGCGACGTGGGATCGAGCGTATACGACACCGCACTACGGCCGCAGCCCGCAATACTGGGTCGACCCCCTATATGCCCCGAACTGA
- a CDS encoding alpha/beta hydrolase: protein MPTRWARWLALVIALAFVLPARPVSADPVDDVGGGLARFYHQQLDWKPCDDPVLDGSGAQCAGVLVPLDYSRPDYRTLTVMISRIPATDPARRRGIMLSNPGGPGGPGLSLMAGARQPFTPEVRARYDLIGMDPRGIGRSDRVNCGLPLPTMLFSAGFDVFGYARDATLAAALAASCLASDPEKARYITTRNTARDMDVIRGIFGEPALNYYGSSYGTYLGTVYTQMFPRHSDRIVLDSAIDPDRYWIGVYQDMGATNEAGLDDWANWAARHDADYHFGSTGPRVRAFVEDLIRRAAAHQIYADGDLVDEHVLPLMLLAFLSNPKLNADLAEVVRIVADGVSGLPIDTQGLKAKITGAVPVETPGMAAVLCGDKAAPRDPAWYYHNIERVRATQPVFGAFANNITACAFWPDPVEPPTEVRNSTPALILQATGDTRTAYSEGVAMHRALTESRLVTLADTRIHGTFRNGLSPCLNDIVNTYLSTGTLPATDVTCRPESSYFPD from the coding sequence ATGCCGACACGGTGGGCCAGGTGGCTTGCGCTGGTGATCGCACTGGCGTTCGTACTTCCCGCGAGGCCGGTGAGCGCCGATCCGGTCGATGACGTCGGCGGTGGATTGGCGCGGTTCTATCACCAGCAGTTGGACTGGAAGCCGTGCGACGATCCGGTTCTGGACGGTTCAGGGGCGCAGTGCGCAGGTGTCCTCGTGCCGCTCGACTACAGCCGTCCGGACTACCGGACGCTGACGGTCATGATTTCACGTATCCCGGCTACGGACCCGGCCCGGCGGCGCGGGATCATGCTGTCCAATCCCGGCGGCCCCGGCGGTCCGGGTCTGAGTCTGATGGCCGGCGCCCGGCAACCCTTCACACCGGAAGTGCGTGCCCGCTATGACCTGATCGGTATGGATCCACGGGGAATCGGTCGATCGGACCGGGTGAACTGTGGGCTTCCGCTACCCACCATGTTGTTCTCGGCGGGCTTCGATGTTTTCGGTTACGCGCGGGATGCCACCCTGGCTGCCGCCTTGGCGGCCTCATGTCTGGCATCCGACCCCGAGAAGGCCCGCTACATCACCACTCGCAACACAGCCCGGGATATGGACGTCATCCGAGGCATATTCGGCGAACCCGCGCTCAACTATTACGGCAGCTCCTACGGTACCTACCTGGGAACGGTGTATACGCAGATGTTCCCTCGGCACAGTGACCGGATCGTGCTGGACAGCGCGATCGATCCGGATCGCTACTGGATCGGGGTCTACCAGGACATGGGCGCCACCAACGAGGCCGGGCTGGACGACTGGGCGAACTGGGCCGCCCGCCACGATGCCGACTATCACTTCGGCAGCACCGGGCCGCGGGTCCGTGCATTCGTCGAGGATCTGATCCGCCGCGCCGCAGCTCACCAGATCTACGCGGACGGCGACCTCGTGGATGAACACGTCCTGCCACTGATGCTGCTGGCGTTCCTGTCGAACCCGAAGCTGAACGCCGACCTCGCCGAGGTCGTACGCATCGTTGCCGACGGAGTGTCCGGGCTGCCCATCGATACGCAAGGGCTGAAGGCGAAGATCACCGGTGCCGTTCCGGTGGAGACCCCGGGTATGGCCGCTGTCCTGTGCGGCGATAAAGCGGCACCTCGAGATCCCGCCTGGTACTACCACAACATCGAACGTGTCCGGGCCACGCAGCCGGTGTTCGGCGCATTCGCCAACAACATCACCGCCTGTGCCTTCTGGCCGGACCCGGTCGAGCCTCCCACCGAAGTGCGCAACTCCACGCCGGCGCTGATCCTGCAGGCAACCGGTGACACCCGCACCGCCTATTCGGAAGGCGTTGCGATGCACCGGGCTCTGACCGAATCACGATTGGTCACTTTGGCCGATACCCGGATCCACGGCACCTTTCGCAACGGCCTGAGCCCCTGCTTGAACGACATCGTCAACACCTACTTGAGTACCGGCACCCTCCCCGCCACCGATGTCACCTGCCGACCCGAGTCCAGCTATTTCCCGGACTGA
- a CDS encoding nitroreductase family deazaflavin-dependent oxidoreductase: protein MANENGVRIPRWLKPINRAMVAVSRIGVSLPMALLTVPGRKSGKPRTTPVTPFEYGGVEYVLGGIPGADWVKNVQATDTAELKLGRRRRTVRLVEIPASESEPVLREFPRLVPTGVPVMIKSGVVSSDDPDEFAALAGRCVLFRIDDA, encoded by the coding sequence GTGGCAAACGAGAACGGCGTCCGAATCCCCCGCTGGCTCAAACCGATCAACCGGGCGATGGTAGCGGTCAGCCGGATAGGCGTGTCGCTGCCGATGGCGCTGCTCACCGTGCCCGGCCGGAAATCGGGTAAACCCCGGACGACTCCGGTGACGCCGTTCGAATACGGCGGCGTGGAGTATGTTCTCGGCGGCATTCCCGGTGCGGACTGGGTGAAGAACGTACAAGCCACGGACACCGCGGAGTTGAAGCTCGGACGGCGTCGGCGCACAGTGCGGCTGGTGGAGATCCCGGCGAGCGAAAGCGAACCGGTGCTGCGGGAGTTTCCGCGGCTGGTGCCCACGGGCGTGCCGGTCATGATCAAGTCCGGGGTGGTGTCCAGCGACGATCCGGACGAGTTCGCCGCGCTGGCCGGCCGGTGTGTGCTCTTCCGAATCGACGACGCCTGA